The genomic DNA GAGCACCGCCGTCTGATAGCCGCTGCCTGTCCCTATTTCTAAAACTTTTTCTTTGGGTTTTAGTTGGAGCAATTCGGTTTGTTCCGCCACGGTAGAAGGGTGCGAAATGGTTTGCTGTGCGGCAATAGGGAAAGCTCGGTCTTCATAGGCGTAATCCTCAAAAATACTTTCCATAAAGAAATGCCGAGGCACTTGGTTGATGGCGGATAGCACGCGCTCATCAGAAATGCCTACTTTTTCCCTCAAGTAGTTCACTAAAATTCGCCGTTTGCCTTGGTGTACAAATGTGTCTTGCATTACAGCAAAAATAAACATTAGATTTGAGATAAACAAGAGGTGAATACGCAAAAAATTACCATTTAAAATTGACTATTTAAGAATTCTTGATTATCTTTGAAGGCTGAAAAAAGAACCATAATGATTAAAGCTGGCTTGGTAGGTGCAGGGCATCTCGGAAAAATACACCTTAAATTATTACAACAATCGGAACGCTATGATTTGGTCGGTTTCTACGATGCCGATGTGGAAAATGGCAAGAAAATAGCCGAAGAATTAGGTTGTACTTTTTATGAAGATTTTGATGTTTTATTATCAAAAATTGAAATGTTAGACATTGTTACGCCTACGCTTTTTCATTATGACTATGCTAAAAAAGCCATTTTAAACGGCAAACATTTCTTTATTGAAAAGCCAATCACGCAGACTTTGGCGCAAGCGGAAGACATTATCCGCCTGTGTAGGGAGAAAAATATTAAAGCCCAAGTGGGGCATGTGGAGCGCTACAACCCTGCATTTATCGCCACAAAATCGTTCATCAAGAATCCTATGTTTATAGAAATCCATCGTTTGGCGGAGTTTAACCCGCGTGGCACCGATGTTTCTGTGGTTTTAGATTTGATGATTCACGATTTGGATATTTTGCTGAGTTTGGTCAAATCCAAAGTGAAAAATATCCACGCTTCGGGGGTTTGTGTGGTCTCTAAAACGCCTGATATTGCCAATGCCAGAATAGAATTTGAAAATGGTTGTGTGGCCAATTTGACCACCTCACGGATTTCAATGAAAGCGATGCGCAAGAGCCGTTTTTTCCAAAAAGATGCCTATATTTCCGTAGATTTTTTAGAGAAAAAAGCCGAAGTAATTAGACTAAAAGAAGCACCAGAGCACCCTTCTGATTTTGATATGATTATTGAAAATGCAGAGGGCGAAAAATCTCAAATCATCTTTGAATATCCTAATATACAGCCTAATAACGCTATTTTAGATGAACTTAATTCATTCGCCACTGCCATTGCAGAAGACAAAAATGTGGAAGTTTCGTTAGAAGATGGCACGGAGGCGCTCAAAGTGGCGTTAGAGATTATGGAAAAAATCGGCGCCTAATTATTCTCGGTAATGCCTAAAAATCCCGAAATCTGTAGGTGTCCATAGCGCCGCTGTTTGTCCGCAGGCTTTCAGCCCATTGTTTGCCCAAGTATTGCAAGTTTGCGTGAAGTTGTATCGCCCTTTAGCTTCATAGAACGCATCATCTTTGCCATAAACGGCATCGGTTTTAATGGGAATATAGCGCTCAGAAGCATCGGTTTTAAATTGATTTTGAATATAATGAACCAAACGCTGATATTGTGCATTGGTCAAGCGGATTTGTACACAATCTTTGCTGGGCGTCATCGTGGGATAATAAGTGCAGTGCATCGCGGAGCCTCCCAACCCAAAAGTGGCGCTAAACGCGGTGGAAAACTTTAAATCTGACCATTCTGGCGTGTCTAAATAAAAACCTTTATCGCCCCAGCCGATACCTAAATAAGGCATATTTTTTTGCTGAGCAATGGTATTTTCATAAGGAATATATTGGCTCCAATCAATGATGGGCGTTTGGGTAGGCACCACCAAATCGGTATGTACGCCGTTGGTCAGAATATAAATTGAAATCGGCTTAGGTTCTGCAGTTTTTTCTGGCGCAACAGGAATCAACGGCAGTAATAAGCTCAGCAAAATGTAAATGCCCACTATACCGAGCAAGACACCTAAAGCTTTGAGGAGAAAACGAAAAATGCTTTTCATCATAAAAAATTTAGGGCTAAAATACTATTTTTTCGGCAACTTCTTCACTTAGAAATTGAATATTCCGCTGGAGCCCTGCAAATTTAGTCCGCTTGACAGGTGATTTTCTAAAAATCTCCGAAAACAACTCTTGTGTAAGCTCTTCCCAATCTTTTTTCTGGTAAGTCATCAGGTAATCATTGGGTTTAAAAAGTGGTTGCTGGTGTGGCTTAGAAAAGCGGTTCCAAGGGCATACATCTTGACAAATATCACAGCCAAACATCCAATCTTCCATTTTATCTTGAAACGAATGGGGTAGGCTATCCCGAAGTTCTATCGTGGCGTAGGAAATGCATTTGCTGCCATCAATAATTCTATCGGAAACGATAGCGTTGGTGGGGCAGGCATCTATGCATCGGGTGCATTTGCCGCAATGATCGGTGGTGGGGTGGTCGGGTTCTAAGTCTAAATCACAGATAATTTCGGAAAGGAAAAAGAAAGAGCCACTTTTTTTGGTGATGAGATTGGCATTTTTTCCAACCCAACCGATGCCCGATTTCCTCGCCCACGCGCGCTCCAAAACAGGAGCAGAATCTACAAAAACACGACATCCAAACGCTCCAATTTCTTGCTGTAGCTCTTCCACCAAGTCTTTTAATATAGCTTTAATCACATCGTGGTAGTCCTTGCCATAGGCGTATTTGGAGATTTTATAGTTGTCCAAAGTCGGAAGCTCTTCCTCTGGGAAATAATTGTAAGATAACGAAATCACAGAGCGGGCGCCTTCCACCAACAGCCGAGGGTCTAAGCGTTTATCAAAATAATTCTCCATATAGCTCATCTGCCCGTGGTAGCCTTTCGCCAGCCATTCTTCCAAAGGGCGAGCCTCGGACTCCAAAAATTCGGCTTTAGAAATGCCACAATTCTGGAACCCCATTGCTTTGGCTTTGGTTTTTATCAGTTGCGTATGTTGCTCTCTGAGATTCATTTTGCAAAAATAGAAATTTAATTATTAAAAATTTTGATATTCATTATTTCTCGTTTATCTTTACAGATTTAAAAAATTAAATATGATAAAAGATATTTTAAAATCAGGGCAATACCATCTGATTGATGTGAGAGAAGAAATGGAACTGATGATGGATGGCGAAATAGAGGGCGCTATCAACATTCCGTTGGGAAGTTTG from Riemerella columbina includes the following:
- the queG gene encoding tRNA epoxyqueuosine(34) reductase QueG, whose translation is MNLREQHTQLIKTKAKAMGFQNCGISKAEFLESEARPLEEWLAKGYHGQMSYMENYFDKRLDPRLLVEGARSVISLSYNYFPEEELPTLDNYKISKYAYGKDYHDVIKAILKDLVEELQQEIGAFGCRVFVDSAPVLERAWARKSGIGWVGKNANLITKKSGSFFFLSEIICDLDLEPDHPTTDHCGKCTRCIDACPTNAIVSDRIIDGSKCISYATIELRDSLPHSFQDKMEDWMFGCDICQDVCPWNRFSKPHQQPLFKPNDYLMTYQKKDWEELTQELFSEIFRKSPVKRTKFAGLQRNIQFLSEEVAEKIVF
- a CDS encoding Gfo/Idh/MocA family protein, coding for MIKAGLVGAGHLGKIHLKLLQQSERYDLVGFYDADVENGKKIAEELGCTFYEDFDVLLSKIEMLDIVTPTLFHYDYAKKAILNGKHFFIEKPITQTLAQAEDIIRLCREKNIKAQVGHVERYNPAFIATKSFIKNPMFIEIHRLAEFNPRGTDVSVVLDLMIHDLDILLSLVKSKVKNIHASGVCVVSKTPDIANARIEFENGCVANLTTSRISMKAMRKSRFFQKDAYISVDFLEKKAEVIRLKEAPEHPSDFDMIIENAEGEKSQIIFEYPNIQPNNAILDELNSFATAIAEDKNVEVSLEDGTEALKVALEIMEKIGA
- a CDS encoding TIGR02117 family protein, which translates into the protein MKSIFRFLLKALGVLLGIVGIYILLSLLLPLIPVAPEKTAEPKPISIYILTNGVHTDLVVPTQTPIIDWSQYIPYENTIAQQKNMPYLGIGWGDKGFYLDTPEWSDLKFSTAFSATFGLGGSAMHCTYYPTMTPSKDCVQIRLTNAQYQRLVHYIQNQFKTDASERYIPIKTDAVYGKDDAFYEAKGRYNFTQTCNTWANNGLKACGQTAALWTPTDFGIFRHYRE